AATTCCCAAATACATTACAGAAGCTCTAGGTGTGCCTGTTGAATACAATCTTAGAAAAGCGCTTGAATGGTGTGATGTAGCCAATGTGTTGCGCATTCAGCTGGAACGTCAAAACCAGGTCTTATTTTCTTCTTTAAGAGAGTATAATCTGGTATATGGAATCAATAAGAAATTGTTGAATAGTCTTTCTAAAAAGGTTACAATCATGCATCCTGGGCCTATTAATCGCGGTGTAGAGTTAGATAGCGACGTAGCAGATAGTGATCAGTCTATCATACTACAGCAGGTCGAAAATGGCGTAGCTGTACGTATGGCTGCACTTTATCTTTTATCTAATCGCGCAAACGCATAAGGTATTTGTCAATTCTGTTGATTAAAAATCTCAAACATTAAATCCTTCATATCAAATTCCTGAAATGAAAACCTGTTTATTCCCTGGCACATTTGATCCCGTTACATTTGGTCATATTGATATCGTAAATAGGGCTTTGTCGTTGTTTGATAAGGTTTATGTAGGTATTGGTGTTAATGTCAATAAACAGCCTATGTTTACGGCCGAACAGCGCAGCCACTGGTTTAAGGAGATTTTCAAAGATGAGCCTAAGGTAGATGTAGTGGTTTATGAGGGACTTACAGTAGATTGCTGCAAACGAATTAATGCTAATTATATTCTCAGGGGAATCCGTTATGTCAGTGATTTTGAGTACGAGAAGGCGATTGCAGATATGAACCGCAGCCTGGATGGAAATATAGAAACCATTTTCCTGACCTGTTTGCCCCAGTATACTTCTGTAGCTTCCACTTTGGTTAGGGATGTAATACGCAATGGCGGAGATGTTACACAATTCATTCCGCCAGTGGTGCATGGATCTATAAAACAAATGACTTTCTAAGCCTTATAAGTGCGCTAAATAGGCTTCCAGTACATCTTTTACTGACGGCTGCATATTGTCAAAATAATTGATAATAAAGCTCTTAGGAACCCAACGACATTCTTCAATATCTTCATCAGTTTGGGGATGTAAGTCCTGTTTTTCGGCCTTCATATAATACCAAAACGTTTCTTTTAAAATGTCTTGACCGTGTTCCTGGTAAGTATGATAGGTCCTTTGAATAAAGCTTTCTAAGGCTACATTTTGTATTCCGGTTTCTTCTTCTACTTCTCTTACGGCGCAGGCCTCTAGCTCTTCCCCGTCATCTAATTTCCCTTTAGGTAAATCCCATTTACCTTTTCTGAAAATTAAAAGTACTTCCTCATTTGGGGTATAGGCCAATCCGCCTGCAGCTTGTATAACTGTAAAGTCTGCCTTTAACTGTTCAATTTCCTGATCTACATTTTCGGTTATTAGAACGAGTTGTTGATCATTTTGACTGAGATCCTTAAGTGCAGATTGTATCCTTGCTTTATTGGCGTTTTCAATGATTTTACTATTGGTAGATTGCTTTTTGGAAGACGTAATGATTAGTGGAATGGTTGAGAAGTAAATCTTTTGCATGCACAAAAATACTTTCATCTGTAATAGAATACCTTCGCATTATGACAGATGCAACTATTAGTGCTGAGAAGCTATTGCAGGCGCAAGCCGTTCGCTTAAGCCCAGAGCAACCCTTTACTTGGGCAAGTGGCTGGAAAAGCCCTATTTATTGCGATAACCGCAAGCTTTTATCACATCCTTTTATTCGGGAATACATAAAAAGCGAACTCTCAAATACCATATTTGAGAAGTTTCCAGATGCAGAATTAATAGCAGGGGTGGCTACTGCAGGTATTGCCTGGGGAGCCTTAATTGCTGATCAATTGAAACTGCCTTTCATCTATGTTCGCCCTAAGCCCAAAGAGCATGGTTTAGGAAATCAAATAGAAGGGGATTATACAGCAGGCCAAAAAACGGTAGTAGTAGAAGATCTGATTTCTACTGGAAAAAGTAGCTTGCAAGTGGTTGACGTATTAAAAAATAGCGGCCTTGAATTAGCTGGTATGGTCTCTATATTCAACTACGGATTTGATGCTGCTAAAGAAGCATTTGACAAGGCCCAGGTTAACGTTTATTCCCTGACTAACTATCCTACACTGTTAGAATTAGCTCTTAAAAAAGGAATCATTAAGGCTGAACATCAGGAGGTTTTGTTAAAGTGGCAAAATGATCCGGCTAACTGGACTGGAGTTTATTAAATTCGATAAAATATCATTCTTTATGAAGAAATTCTTGCTATCTCTTCTAACGATTATCCTGCTTTATGGTGCAGCTTCTGCACAAACAAAAGCTGTTCAAACGGCTAAGATCAGTACGCCAACGATTCAGTGCGATATGTGTAAATCAAAGATTGAAACGTATTTAAAACGTTATGATGGTATCAGTTCAATCAATGTGAATGTGAAAAAGAAAGAAGTGACTGTTAAGTACATTACTGACCGTATTAATGAAGAGGAAATTAAAACCGCCATAGCCAATGCGGGCTATGATGCCGGTGATATTCCTGCCAATGAAGATTCTTACAAACGCTTACCCAAGTGCTGCAAAAAGCCTGAAGACGGCGGTGGAATGAAGAAAGAATAACCGATCTTATCTATAGCAATTTATAAACCTAACCCAGCTGCGGCTGGGTTTTTTAATAGGGTTGAATCAAGCCTATGTCGGCCGGAATAATTTATATCCTTAGTTATATAAACGCCGGCTTTCCCCACCTTAATATTTCCATTTGCCCGCAATAATATCTCTCTATTTAATAAATCTTTCCGGTTCAATTTGAGGGCACTGGCTATATCTATTTTCCCTTCTAGTGGAATTATGAACTCTGCATTTTTGGAAACTTCTGTTGTTTGCGGTTGGATGAACTTGCCTAAATAGATAGAATCTACATACACATCTAACGCTGTCTCTTTGGCAGTAAGGCCAAATGAATTGGGGTTATAACAAACTACATTGAAGCCAATATCAGCATTTATAAAGTTGATTTTTCGTATTCCAAAATCTTCCAATCTTCTAAACTGAGGATCTTTTATATCGGTGCAGGAGCTCAGGAAGGCTAATAGGAGGGCGATTAGGAGGCTGTAAATCTTCATGAACATTTTATTGCAAAAATCATGCATCGTCCAAATTTGGGCATTTTAATATTGCACAATTTACAGCTAATATATTTAGTAAATAGCTAACTCCATACTTATATTATAATATCTAATAATTGTAGCTTTAAAATAATGTCATAAACTATTAAAAAACAATATATTATGCTATATCAAATCAATTAAATATATAAACTAATATGGTGGTATTATTACAACAAATCAATATATTTTAATTATAGTTACCATTTTAAATAAATATGTTGTAAATGATTCATTATCAGCTGTGAAACAATTTTAAATCTAAATATTATTCAATTAAACTCACATATTATAAAAATGGGTAAATAATGGATATTCACAAATGCATATTTTGCTCTTCATCCGAGCATTGTTAATTGTAGAGCTGCTAATTGCTGCTAATAGTATACAAAAATTGCATAGGTACATCTGGTCTGCATTATTGTATTTTAGGTTCATTTTGTCACTAGTGAACCTTTTGATTATGTATTTAGAATGTCTTTATAATTCATGAATTTTATCATAGACATTGTGGCATAGTTTATTTCAAAATATTATTTATTGGCTGCTATTTCGGATGTAATTAATATGGATTCTGTTTGTTATGTAGGTGTAGGTTATTGTAATGATTGTTTGGGTATTAGGTTTTTTGTGTCAAGAGTTTATTATAATAATGTGCCTCAATGCCTTGAGTTATTCTTTCAAAGTGATGAAAAACTGGGTTGATATATTTTTAAAATGTTTAAGGTCTTTTATTGCATGGTTGGCCCTGTATCCTTAATCGACAGTTTTGATTATTAGGTGATTCTTATGCGGATTTTTAATTAAGTTATTGTGCCATATCTTATGTTATTTAATTCAAAACTTAGCCTAAGATGGTCCAAGATTTTAGTTTTAGCGGCAGACTATTTTAAAAGAGGTGATGGCTCTTAGGTTTGCTTGAGTTGTGGAGATGCAGTTTATGATTGGGTGCCGGAGTTACGGTTAAATGCTCTTGGAAAGTATGGTGGTTGAATGGTTCCTATATGGAGTATTTTTGAAATCTGGCTTAAGCGGTAAGTTAGATTTAGGAATTAAAAAAGCCTGGAAATTGAAAGCAATCTACTTTCAATTTCCAGGCTTTTTCCTTAAGGTATATTTCAACTTTTACAGACGTACTACAGTTTTCTTAATTCGTATTTTTTGTAATTCATCAAGACGTTTTTGTACATCAGCCTTTGCTTTTTCTATTTGTTTAATAGATTCATCAGGCATAATAACGGCTAATTTGCGATACTCTGCTGCTTTTATCTTATGCAGTTCTGCCATTGTTTTTGAGCAAACTTCTTCGGCACTATCAATTTTGGCAATGGCAATAGACTGAGCTAAGTTCTCATTTACTTCATCCCAGTTGATCTCTTCATATTTAGTTTTTAAACCCTTCTCTACGTTGTCCCAATTGATCTTTTTGATCTCT
This genomic interval from Flavisolibacter tropicus contains the following:
- the coaD gene encoding pantetheine-phosphate adenylyltransferase gives rise to the protein MKTCLFPGTFDPVTFGHIDIVNRALSLFDKVYVGIGVNVNKQPMFTAEQRSHWFKEIFKDEPKVDVVVYEGLTVDCCKRINANYILRGIRYVSDFEYEKAIADMNRSLDGNIETIFLTCLPQYTSVASTLVRDVIRNGGDVTQFIPPVVHGSIKQMTF
- a CDS encoding heavy-metal-associated domain-containing protein; amino-acid sequence: MKKFLLSLLTIILLYGAASAQTKAVQTAKISTPTIQCDMCKSKIETYLKRYDGISSINVNVKKKEVTVKYITDRINEEEIKTAIANAGYDAGDIPANEDSYKRLPKCCKKPEDGGGMKKE
- a CDS encoding LEA type 2 family protein, translated to MKIYSLLIALLLAFLSSCTDIKDPQFRRLEDFGIRKINFINADIGFNVVCYNPNSFGLTAKETALDVYVDSIYLGKFIQPQTTEVSKNAEFIIPLEGKIDIASALKLNRKDLLNREILLRANGNIKVGKAGVYITKDINYSGRHRLDSTLLKNPAAAGLGL
- the pyrE gene encoding orotate phosphoribosyltransferase — protein: MTDATISAEKLLQAQAVRLSPEQPFTWASGWKSPIYCDNRKLLSHPFIREYIKSELSNTIFEKFPDAELIAGVATAGIAWGALIADQLKLPFIYVRPKPKEHGLGNQIEGDYTAGQKTVVVEDLISTGKSSLQVVDVLKNSGLELAGMVSIFNYGFDAAKEAFDKAQVNVYSLTNYPTLLELALKKGIIKAEHQEVLLKWQNDPANWTGVY
- a CDS encoding NUDIX hydrolase; protein product: MQKIYFSTIPLIITSSKKQSTNSKIIENANKARIQSALKDLSQNDQQLVLITENVDQEIEQLKADFTVIQAAGGLAYTPNEEVLLIFRKGKWDLPKGKLDDGEELEACAVREVEEETGIQNVALESFIQRTYHTYQEHGQDILKETFWYYMKAEKQDLHPQTDEDIEECRWVPKSFIINYFDNMQPSVKDVLEAYLAHL